Proteins from a single region of Aerococcus viridans:
- a CDS encoding MIP/aquaporin family protein codes for MDGFIGELIGTFLLVLLGCGVNAGVNLNKSNSKESGWIVITMGWALAVTIGVYASGFLSDAHLNPAVTIAFAVNGSFAWAEVIPYIAGQMIGAILGATTVWLAYHEQFEATNEEGSILGTFATGPQVESPVWNLMTEIIGTAVLVIGVMALGANQISDGLNPMIVGIIVGAVGLSLGGPTGYAINPARDLGPRIAHAFLPISGKGGSNWGYAWVPIVGPIIGAIIAALVYNLVL; via the coding sequence ATGGATGGATTTATTGGTGAATTAATTGGTACTTTTTTACTGGTCTTATTAGGGTGTGGGGTTAATGCTGGTGTAAACTTAAACAAATCGAATTCCAAAGAAAGTGGATGGATTGTTATTACCATGGGTTGGGCTTTAGCTGTAACTATTGGTGTATACGCTTCTGGTTTCTTGTCAGACGCCCACTTAAACCCAGCGGTTACTATTGCTTTCGCTGTAAACGGTTCATTTGCTTGGGCTGAAGTGATCCCTTATATTGCTGGTCAAATGATTGGGGCAATTCTAGGTGCTACGACAGTTTGGTTAGCTTACCACGAGCAATTTGAAGCAACTAACGAAGAAGGTTCAATCTTAGGTACTTTCGCAACTGGTCCTCAAGTTGAAAGTCCTGTATGGAACCTAATGACTGAAATCATTGGTACCGCTGTTTTGGTTATTGGTGTTATGGCCTTAGGTGCAAACCAAATTTCAGACGGTTTAAACCCAATGATCGTTGGTATCATAGTAGGGGCGGTAGGACTTTCATTAGGTGGTCCTACGGGATACGCCATCAACCCGGCTCGTGACTTAGGTCCTCGTATTGCCCATGCCTTCCTACCAATTTCAGGTAAGGGTGGTTCTAACTGGGGCTACGCTTGGGTTCCAATTGTAGGTCCTATCATTGGTGCAATCATTGCAGCCTTAGTATATAACTTGGTATTATAA